TCTACCCCGCCGCGATACGGTAGGTGACCCGTGCGCTGATTCCAGATCCGACGCTATTTCCGACGCTATTTCCGACGCTATTTCCGCCTCCGTGGATGCATCGAGAACCACCGGCTGCCTGGGCTCGGGCAACGGAGGCAGGCCGAGCAGGGCGACAGCCAATTCTCGCCGATATACCCCGGCGATCGCCGCTTCAAACGACTGAAACAGCAACGCCTCATCGACCCGGATCGTCCGGGCATAACTCCTCAGAATGGCACGCTGGTAAACCTGATTAAATAAGGGGTGATCGAACAACGCCGTATGCTCAAATTGTTCGATCAGACTGAGGTTGATTTTGGTCGCCTGTTGAAGGGCTTCACGCGTCATTCCGCGATCCTCACGAACGGCGATCAGATCGTCCAGAAACGTCTGTACGGTGGGGGGAATGGGAGTGCCGACCATAGGGGGTAGCGTTTCGTAGAGGATCACCGCAGCTCGAAGCCCCGGAGCGCGGGCCTCGCTCGTATTCTAACGCCCGTCAATGATACGGATCCACACCGTTCTTATCAACCACCACGACCACACGAAAAAAGGCCTCCGAGGGGTGTCCGGAGGCCCTTTTTGTGACCAAACGATTTCAGACCATTCGATGGTTTCGTCGGGACGGCGAGATTCGAACTCGCGACCCCTTGCACCCCATGCAAGTGCGCTACCGGGCTGCGCCACGTCCCGAAACCGGTACTTCTCTGCAAACATACGCGACGTTTGTGGGGAATACGCTTCGTCGCGTCCCGAGCCCACCTTGCCCCGCGTTTTCAAAGCCGTTTTTTGAGGTCGTAGAGAAACTCCCGAAGTGCTAAAAGTTCCTTGCGAAACGCCTCTTTGTGATCAGGCGTATGTTCTTCCTGCGCGAGGGCCTTCCGGGCGCCTTCGATCGTGTATTTCTCCTCCCTCAAGAGGCGCCGTATCCGCTGGATGAACGCGACATCGGCCTCCGTATAAATCCGCCGGCCTGCTCTATTCTTCTGCGGTTTCAGCTCCGGAAACTCGGTTTCCCAGTAGCGCAGCACATGCTGCTCCAGACCGGTGAGTTTGCTCACCTCGCCTATGGAGTAGTAGAGTTTTCTGATGCCGGCTGCCATACGATATACGCCTTCTACGACATGGGAATTTATCGCAAAGTACGAATCTAAACAGGCTAAAGTACACTCCCCCATCTATATTCCAATGCTTGCGTTATCCTTTTTCTCAGAAGATTGACTTATCTCTCTACCCTATCTCGCCTACGCCTGTGTCCCTCGATCGAGCGAGCCCCCGCCCCACACACGACCTTGCTCTGCTGGTCGTCGTCCTGGTCTGGGGGATCAACTTCCCGATTCTGAAGCATGCCGTCACCGTCATGCATCCCTTCGCGTTGAATGTATTTCGTTTTTTGATTTCCACCTTGACCATGGGCGCAATCGTGTGGTCCAGGAGCGGTGGGGGCCGTGTCGGGATTTGGGAGTTGTTCAGGCGGCATGCCCTGCGCATCGTCGTGCTGGGGCTCATCGGCACGCTGCTTTACCAGTGGTTTTTTATCCTGGGCATCGCGCGGACTACCGCCGGCACGGCCGCGTTGATCATGGCCAGCGCGCCGGCGTGGACGGTGTTGGTGGGCCACCTCCGGGGCTATGAATCGACCAGTCGTATCACGATCCTCGGCCTCGCCGCATCACTTGGCGGCACCGCCCTCATCGTCTTCGCAGGGCATGATCGGATCTCTTTCGGCAACGAGACGTTAGCCGGAAACGTATTGATTCTGGGCGCCAGTATGATGTGGGGAACGTATACGGCGCTTGCGCGCCCCACCATTCGTTACATCCCCCCGCTTGAGTTATCGTTTGTGGGTTTGCTCGTCGCGATGCCCTTCCTATTGCTGCTGGGAGCACCTCACCTCGGCTCGATTTTGTGGGCAGATGTAACACCGGGCATTTGGCTCTCGATCCTTTATTCAGGCGCCCTATCGACAGGTCTGGCCGTTGTCGTCTGGAACGTATCGGTGAAACATGCCGGCGCGAACTACACCGCACTCTTCGGTAATCTGGTGCCCATTGTCGCGCTCGCGACCGGGGCTATTTTTCTGGATGAACCCATTACCAGAATCCAACTTGTTGGCGGCGCGATGGCCATCGGCGGCGTGGTACTCATGCGTCTCCATGGTGCGCGCGCGGCTTCTCGATCCCGCGATGAACCCCCTGAGTAAAGGCGTGATCATCCGATATGTCGTGCCGGCCCTCGCATGGCTGCTGGTGCTGTCGTCGCCGGCGCGGGCACAGACTACCCTATTCCCCATCGATCTGCCGGCCATAGAGTTCGCACCACGCTTTTATTTTCTTCCCCTGTCCGGGTCCTACCATGCCGATTTGTTGTATACCCGGCTGGCTTCGCCCGACGAACTGGATCCTGGCGCGGGGAGCAGCGGGCGCGTGGAGACCCTTCTCCTCGCCGCCGGCGTACGTTCTGTAGACCTGAAGACCTTCGACTTCCGCTGGCGCGCGGGGCTGATCGAGATGGACCTCGTGCGTACACCACTCAGCATCGGGCTCACGTTGTTTGATTTTAACCGGACGGGGTGGATGGACACGGACTTCCGGTGGGTCAACCTGCGTCTCGGGCCGTCCCTGCTCATCAGGTCCTCGCGGTTTTTCTTCTCCCTGCGCGCCATCGGCTCTGCCGGCCTGACGACGGTCAAAATCGGCTCCTTTCTGTACGACGGACTCGGACCGGAAATCCTCGCGCGCCGGCGCAGTTATGAACTGGGGTATGCGGGGGACCTACATGTCATGCTCTGGGAGCGCATTTCCATCCAGGCGCTGTTTTCTTATCGCACGATGCTTGGTGGAGGCCGGCCCCAGTTTTATCGCCTTTCCGGCGCGGTTGGTGGGCGACTCACACCGACCGTATCCATCCACCTCATGTATACCGTCGAGGACGCGAACATCGGCACCAACAACCTCCAGCAGGACGGCTTCGGTGGGCAGTTCCGTTTCGTATTCTAGCCGGCCGATCAGACGCCCAGTACCTGAAACTGCGACCCCAGCACGGGGTGTTTTTCGACCTCGATCCTGACGGGGAAGGCCTCCTTCAGCCGATCCAGATGTGTGATCACCAGGATCTTGTCGAAATCGTCCTTGATCGTCTGAATCGCGTCGATCATACTCTCGATGCCCTGCTCGTCCTGCGTTCCAAAGCCCTCGTCGATCCCCAGGGTACGAATGCGTACGCCTTTTCGCTCGGCAAGCAGTTGGGATAACGCGATGCGCAACGCAAAGTTGACGCGGAACGCCTCACCCCCCGAAAACGTCTCGTAGGGCCGCGCCGCGCCATGTTCGTCGGTGATGATGATGTCGAGCGTTTCACGGGTCCCCCCGGTCTTTTTGTCCTTGAGCGTCTCGAGCCGGACGTGCATCCGACCGTCGGAGAGACGGTCCAGTAGTTCGTTGGCGCGCCGCTCAATTTCTGGGAGAGTTTCTTCTATGATGAGCGACGGAATGCCATTTTTTCCGAATACCGTGCGTAAGTGCCGATAGAGCCCGCGCTCCCGCTCGGCCTCCTGCAGGCCGGCTTTCGCCCGTTCGAGTGCTTCGCGATCGCGTCCGAATTGCTCGAGCCGAGCGTTTAATTCCCCGCGACGGACATCGAGTTCGCGGAGACGTAGGGCTACTCCTTCCCGATGCCGACGTTTTTCGACGGCATCGCGCTGCAAGGCCACTTTATCGCCTTCCTTCGCACGTACCATTTCGAGCCGATCGACCAGTAAGGCCCGTTCTTCCTGGATTCGGGTCAGACGGTTACCGAGCCGACTCCGCTGCTCGTCCCAGGCCGGCCGTTGCGTACGCGCGGCCTCGAGATCGCGGTATCCCTGGGCCGCCGGCGCGAGCGTCTTTATCTCCTGTTGCACCCGGTCAAACCGCATCGGGTCGAATCCGATAGCCTCGAGGTTGCCTTGCAAGAGCTCAATAGCGGCGCGCTGTAGGGCCAGACGACCACCTGGCTCCAGGTCCTGCCGGGCAGCCCGTTGTTTTTCTTCAGCCTCGACGATCTGCCGCCCCGCTTCCTCGTATCGGCGTTCAAGTTGATCCAGGAAGCGCCTGCGCTCCTCGAATTGCTGGAGGCGCACACGGTGTGCGCGTGCCTCATTCAGGGCTTTCTCGTCCACGACGATGGCGTCACGTTCCTCCAGCAACTGGTCGAGTGCATGTCGTTCGGCTTCGCCGAACGCATGGCGCTCAACGGTGCGCGCTACCTCTACAAGGCGATCTTCAATAGGATCGAACTCCTCCATGCGTTGCGTCAGGCTCTTTCCCTCGGCCTCCACACCGGCGAAGCGCTCGGCAACCGCCGTCAGCGCCATCTGTTGCTGGCGAACCTGCCGATAGCGCGCCCGGGTCGCCTCGATCCTGTCCTGTTGCTGCGTCACCCATCGGCCGGCTTCCTCGGACTCGGTTTCGAGGGCCGTTTTATCCCGCAGATAACGCGCGGTCGCCGTTTCTCGATGGCTGGCAGTGAGGGGCTGACCACACGTGGGGCACTCCCCTTCCTCGGCCGCCTCGAGGGCGTTGAGCCGAGCCGTGAGGCGGGCGATTTCCGCCTCCAACGCCTCTATTGTTCCTTTTTTCTGGGTGAGCGCCTCGTTCTGGGTCTGGCCCTCCGTCGCAAGGGCTTCGAGGGCAGCATCGACGGCCGCTTTGGCGGCCAGTTCTTTCGCGAGTCGCGCCCGGGTAGTCATCCATACCTGGCGCTCGAGCTCGAGGGTTTTTCGCTGCGCGAACTGCCTGGCCAGCTGCCGTTGCTCCCCGATGAGGGCCTCGCGGAGGCCGACGAGCGCCTGTTCGAGTCGGTGAATATCCGTCTGCAGCCGGCTGCGACGCTCCGTATCGGCCAGCCGTTGATCGAGCGTTGAGGACGCGAGCCGCGCCTCCGCGATGCGCGTGTCGAGGGCGCTGCGCTCGCCGAGTTGCTCGGTCATCTCGTGCCGGCTGTCCTGGAGGCGTTTCCGCTCGACATCGAGCGCGTGAAGCGTCATCTCCAACGCGCCCGTGGCGTCGCGTAACTTGGCAGACAGTTGATCGACCTTTCTTTCCTCCGCCCGATGGTGTTCGCGTTTTTCGTAGAGCGCCTCAAACTCGTGCTGGAGGGTCTGAAGGTGCTGATGAGCCGTCTCGATCTCGTTCGCACGTAGCAGGAGTGCATCAGCTTCAGCGAGCTGACGATCGAGGCCGGCGGCGTTTTGAACGAGATGGGTTTCCTCATGGACAAGACGCTCGAGGGCTTCGCGGAGGGATGCGCTTTCTCGCACCCGGTGTTCGTATTCGTCCAGCCGGCGCGCACTTTCGGCCTCGGCAGCCGTGGCGGCGGAGAGCAGGGTCATCCCCTCGTCGATCTGCGCCAGCAGCTCCTCTTGATCCTGCCGGCAGCCGGCTTCTTCCTCCATGGCGCGGGATAAACGCGAAACCGTCTGGCTTTCGCGATCACACTGGTCCGAATACACCCGCTCCTGATCCCGCGCCGCCAGCGAGAGGCGTTCGTACGTATCCAGATTTAGAATGCGGGCGAGGATATCCTTTCGTTCGTTCGGACGTTTCTTGGTGAACTCGTCGGAGCGTCCCTGAAGCAAAAAAGCCGAGTTGATGAAGGTTGAGTAATCCAACCCCAGCAGTTGATCGAGGACTTCCTGTGTTTCACGGATCGAGGCGCGGGTGAGGGGCTTGCCCTGATCGTGCTCGCCTCCTTCGCCCAGAAGGTGGAGTTCGAGTTCCGGCTTGCTCGTCTTACCGGAGGCAGAGCGGGCATAGCCGCGTAGGACACGGTAGCGGACACCTTCGACATCAAAGACGAGTTCGACACGCATCCGATGGGCGCCGATTCGGAGCAGCTCTTCGTCGGGTTTATGGCTGCCGCTCGACTTGCGGGCCTCGCCCCAGAGCGCCCAGGTCATCGCATCCAGAAGGGCCGACTTCCCCTGGCCATTCCGGCCCGAGAGGCAGGCTACGTGGAATGACTGGAAATCCAGGCACTGCGTTTCAGCGCCGTAGCTGAGAAAATTGCTGAGGCGTAGCTCGACAGGTACCATGGGGTCTTCGAGAATCGACGCGCGTCAGTTGGGCGTCGCCGGCCGTGGGGCCTCCATCGCTCCCGGAGCCACGGCGTCGCCGCGGCCATCGATCCGGTTGAGCATGGGGAGCCGCTCGGAGATGTAATTCCAGGTGCTGGGTAATATGGCGGTGACGGTATGATAAAAGAGCGACGCATCCCGGGTGGCGGGAGCGGGAATGCCCACGAAGCCGAAGGCAAAAAATGTAAGACTGAGCACCAGCATGGCCTTGAAGCCCCCGATCGCGCCGCCGATCACTCGGTTCACGATGCCCAGTTTGAGCGCCTTGAGGAACGTCTCGAGTAGCCGTGAGACCGCATAAGCAGCCACCTGTACAACCAGGAAGATAGCGATGAACCCCACGATGGGCGCGAGCCCCGGGGAGATGCCGGCGTTGCCGGCCAGGCGATCTCCGACAGATTGCATCAGCTGGGCGGCAAAGACAAACGCGAAGACAATGCCAGCCAGACTGAATAGCTGGCGGATGCCTCCCGTAGAAAAGCCACGCGCCAGTCCGATGACAAGACCGACCAATATGACCAGATCCAGGCTACCCATAACACAAGCGACAGACGAGGAACATCAGGGGGGATGGCACGGCCTGGGGGGTCTGCCTGGCCGGCAGACTCCGGGCCGAGGCGCCGGGGTTTCACACCCCACTACGCCACCGCCCGGAGCATGAGTCGGCGCCAAAGTACATTCCTGGCCCTTCATCGCCAAATGAAATGCGAATCGATATCCTCTGGCCGATGGGCGGCGTGCAATTATTCGCGAAAAAGCGAATCGGCGAAGGCCTGTACGTGCGCCGGCGTCTCCTCATCGAGCGCATCGTATATGTCGTAGAAATCGCGGTAAAAACGCTCGACGGCGGCCGCATCGTAGTGGCGCTCGATGGAGCGGCCAACGGCGTCTTGCGCGGCCTCGTCGAGCGCCGCAGTAAAGCGGACGTACTGCTCGATCTGTTCGTCGTTCGCTTTTTCCGGCTGAAGCCCATCGGGCATCAGCGCCTGGAGGGAAAAGAGTTTGGTGGTTTGCGCCATAACGTGCGGGGATGGACCCCTGTGATGAGGCGGCGTACGGCGCGATGAACGAGCCGGCACGTAAGCCGCGAGCCAGAGTATGTTGCCTTTCTCCTGAACGACGATACCGGGGGACATCGTCGCATTCGCACGTCTGCCGGGGGGAGCACGCTTGCGGCCGGGACCTGGCCGTCGAGCGTACGACGTACACGAATGTCACCATATGTTCATCGTTCGATCACCTGTTCGTCGCAGCCCTCCAAGGGCGCGGAAAGACCGAACGATTTCGAGTCCACTTTCGGGACTCACTTCCTCGATTAATAATCGTGCCAGATCGCCCATTAAAGCAAATCGTCTTTGGGGTCGATAATTTGTTTTTGTAAATGGACTTTTTTCAAGGAGTTGCCCCACCCCACTGGAACCTGAACAACGAGGGTTACGTCATACCTGCATGCCAGTCTGAGACCGGCCAAGCGCCGGTTTTGGGCGACCCATCCCCCCGTTCTCAGTTCTTCTACGAATTCACCCAGCGAATTCGCCCAGCGAACACTCCCAGCGAACACTCCCCGCACATTGCCATCAGCTCAGGACGTCCGACGGATGACCACCTGCGTGTGAGCCTGCTCCGGGACCGATATTGTTTCTGTGACGCGTCGCTTATGTGACGAGTAGTTGGCGTCGACAGAAACGGGTAACGGGGCAGCACGCCGGCCACATTCTGTCGTCCGTTCGAAATGATTAAATAAAGAACTATGGACAACAACTCGTACCCCGTAAGCCGCGGATACTATCAGAACCTTCCCGCGCAGCAGATGGGCCCCCCCGATCCCCGCTTCATGGGCCCGATGTACGGCCGCAAGGAGCCGGACTCGAAAACGGCCTTACACGAGGCGCTGGAAATTTTACGCCTGGGTAAGTGGTATATCATCGGCATTACGGCGTTAGTGTTCATAGCCGTCACCATCTTCACGTTCACGATGGTGCCGGTCTTCCAGGCCAGCACGCTCCTGTTGGTGGACACGAAGGCGGGCACGAACGAGGAGAAGCTGGCGCCCGACTTTTTGAAAGGCGGCGTGATCGACCAGTCCAAACTCGACACGCAGCGCCTCTTGCTCCAGCAATCCACGGAAATCGCTCGCCGCACGGCGGACCGGCTCGTCGAGATGCGTACGCTCCCGGTTTCGGGCGCCCCGCTCGCGATTCTCGAACAGAGCACCTCGATCAGCCACCTGGCTCAGTTGCTCCAGGAGGAATACCTGGGCATCAAGCCGGCCGATAGTGAGGGTAGCGCGGATGCACTCATCATCAGCGCCAGTAGCAGCTCGGCCGAAGAAGCGGCCCTGATCGCGAATATGTACGCGGAAGAATATGTCCACCTTACCGAGGACATGAGCCGCGAACGCCTGACCGCCCAGCGGATCTTCCTCGAACAGCAGTTCGCCGAGAAGAAAATCGAGCTCGACGAGTTGGAGACCCGCCTCGCCAACTATATGAGCCGCGAAGGCGCCACCGCCCTGGACGACCAGGCCAAGTACACCGTCGCCCAGATCGCGACGATGCAGGCCATGCTCGAGGACGCCCGGATCGAGCGGAGCATGGGCGAATCCCAGTTGCTGACGCTCGAACAGGAGTTGATGGACATGCAGCCCCGCCTCACGAACCGTGTCGCCTCGACGGTGGAGCGCGAGCTCGAGCAGGCCCAGGAACGCATTGCCGACCTGGAAATGCAGGTGGATCTCATCTTCCAGAAAAACCCGCAGCTTCGGGACAACCCGGAAGGCAACCCCACTGTACTGGACATGCAGGCCCAGATCGCGCAGCTCCGCTCCCGCGTCCGCAGTCTGTCCGAAGAATATGTAGACGACCTCGTTGGATCAGGCGGCATCGACCCGAAGAAGGAAGGGTTGAGCATGACGTATCTGGCCGATCTGAAACGGAAAATCGCTGACGAACGGATCTCGATCAGCGGACAGCAAGCGAGAGTGCGCGGCCTCGAGCAACGGTTGCGCGAGTACGACGTCAAGCTTAAAACGATTCCAGGCACCTCGATCGAGCTCGCCAAGTTGGAGCGTCAGCAGAAGGCGGCCGAGGAGCTCTACACGATCCTTTCCCAGAAACTGGGCCAGATTCGCATCGCCGAGCAGTCCGAACGCGGCTTCGCCAAGGTCATTCGCAGCGCCGTCGCGCCGGAAGCGCCGCTGAAGCCCCGCAAGTCAGTAAACCTCGCCATGGGTCTGATGCTGGGCCTGATGCTGGGTATTGGCGCCGCGGTGGCCCGTCGGAAGCTGGACACCCGCGTCTATACACCGGACGATCTCACGGTGAGCGACATCAACATGATCGGCGTCGTGCCGGACATGCGGCAGCTTATTAAGAAGGAGTTTGGCAAACGCGCCAAGATCGACTTCGAGGGCCGCGAAATCAGCACGGGCCTCGTGGCCCTGATCGCACCGATCTCCCCGATCGCCGAAGCGTATCGCCGGCTCTACATCAAGCTTCAGTTCAGCCGCGACGACCGCGGCATCCAGAACCTGATGATCACGAGCCCGAAGGCCGGCGCCGGCAAGAGTACGACGGCGCTCAACCTCGCGTTTACAACCGCGCAAGCCGGCCGGCGCACGCTGGTCGTCGATGCGGACCTCCGCCGCCCGTCATTACACGACAAACTCGGCCTGCCCGAAGGGCCGAGCCTGCTCGAACTGCTCTCAGAAGATGAAAGCCGCTGGGATTCCGAGCGCTTCTTCACCGGGTTTGAAAATCTATATGTGATCACGGGCATCCCGGTCTCGCAGCCGGCTGAACTGCTCGGCTCCCGCAAGATGATCGACCTCGTTGAGCGTTTCCGCAGCGAGTTCGACATCGTCATCTTCGACACCCCGCCCGTCCTGGGCGCTGTCGACCCCGTGCTCCTTTCGCGCCAGTGCGACGCCGTCATCGTCGTCGCCTCGGCCGACGGGACGGACATGGACTCCCTCAAGCAGTCCATCGAAGAACTGAGAAGCGTGGGCGCCAATGTTATCGGTACAGTGCTTAATCGATTCGACCCGAGTAGCATGTACGGCTATCGAAACACGTACGGATATAGTTACGGTTCGAACAGTTACGTGGCCAGCTAGCCGCTGCATCGCGGGCGCAACTCCCAACGATCAGTCGTTTCACTCCTATCCTCGAGAGAATAATCATGCACAGACGTACGCGTCGTGCCAACGCGAATGCCACCGCATTCGCGTTGTGCATGCTTGTCGGTTTTTGCTCCCTGACGCCGGCCGTGGCCCAGCAGAATTTCGGCCGGATAGAGGATACACAGACCAACATCCAATCCTACTTTTATCACGTTGAACCCGGCTCGGCGACCATCCAGGTGTACGCGTTTGGCAAACTTCAATCGCCAGGCGTCTACATCATCGAGGAAGGCGAGAACCTGGGCTTCTTGCTGGCGCTTTCCGGAGGTCCTGTATTCGCGACGAACCCGGATTGGAGTCAAACGCCGACCGTGCGTCTGTTCCGGAACCGGGGAGGCGCGCGCACGCAGATCTTCGAGTCCACGATGGAGGAGATGCTGAACACCGCGTCCGAAACGCCCCTACTGCAGGATGGCGATGTCCTCACGATCGATGTCGAGCAACGCCGGCGCATGAACTGGCGTGACGTATTCACCATCATCAGCCCAATTCTGTCCACGCTTCTCCTCGTCGAGCGGCTTAGCCGATAAGTCAACCGCCATGATTTCCAAGCACGACCGGATCTTCGTCGCCGGCCATCGGGGGCTTGTCGGCTCCGCCGTCGTCCGCCGTCTCACGGCCGGCGGTTACGATCATATCGTCACCCGCACCCGTCAGGAACTCGACCTCCTTTCGCAGGCGGAGGTAGCCTCTTTTTTTGCAAAGGAACACCCGAACGTGGTGATCCTCGCGGCGGCGAAAGTGGGCGGGATTCTGGCGAACAACGCCTACCCGGCCGACTTTATCAGCGACAATCTGGTCATCGAGACCAATATCATCCGGGCCGCGTTTGGCGCCGGCGTCAAGCGGCTGATCTTCCTCGGCAGTTCGTGCATCTACCCCAAGCTGGCCCCGCAGCCGCTTAAGGAAGAATACCTGCTCACCGGCCCGCTGGAACCGACCAACGAGTGGTATGCGATCGCGAAGATCGCCGGCATCAAGTTATGCCAGGCCTACAGGAAACAGCATGGATCGGACTTTTTCAGCATGATGCCGACCAATCTGTACGGCCCGAACGACAACTTCGACCTCAAATCCAGCCACGTACTCCCCGCGCTCATCCGCAAATTCCATGAAGCGAAGGGGGTCAACGGCCTGCCGGACGCGGCCGTTCCCATCTGGGGATCGGGTAAGCCGCTCCGCGAATTCCTCTATGTGGACGACATGGCGGACGCCACCGTTTTTGCCATGGAGCAGCCGGCCGATCTTATCTATGAGACGGCGCCGGACGGCATCCTGAACGTCGGCGCCGGCTATGACCTCTCGATTCGCGAACTGGCCGAACTCGTGCGCGACGTTGTCGGGAGCAACAGCCCGATCGAATACGACGCGTCCAAGCCGGACGGCACGCCGCGTAAGTTGATGGACGTCTCGCGGATGACGAAGCTGGGCTGGACGGCCGGCACCTCGCTTCGAAACGGAATCGAACA
This genomic stretch from Rhodothermales bacterium harbors:
- a CDS encoding MerR family transcriptional regulator, whose protein sequence is MAAGIRKLYYSIGEVSKLTGLEQHVLRYWETEFPELKPQKNRAGRRIYTEADVAFIQRIRRLLREEKYTIEGARKALAQEEHTPDHKEAFRKELLALREFLYDLKKRL
- a CDS encoding DMT family transporter, with amino-acid sequence MSLDRASPRPTHDLALLVVVLVWGINFPILKHAVTVMHPFALNVFRFLISTLTMGAIVWSRSGGGRVGIWELFRRHALRIVVLGLIGTLLYQWFFILGIARTTAGTAALIMASAPAWTVLVGHLRGYESTSRITILGLAASLGGTALIVFAGHDRISFGNETLAGNVLILGASMMWGTYTALARPTIRYIPPLELSFVGLLVAMPFLLLLGAPHLGSILWADVTPGIWLSILYSGALSTGLAVVVWNVSVKHAGANYTALFGNLVPIVALATGAIFLDEPITRIQLVGGAMAIGGVVLMRLHGARAASRSRDEPPE
- a CDS encoding SMC family ATPase — protein: MVPVELRLSNFLSYGAETQCLDFQSFHVACLSGRNGQGKSALLDAMTWALWGEARKSSGSHKPDEELLRIGAHRMRVELVFDVEGVRYRVLRGYARSASGKTSKPELELHLLGEGGEHDQGKPLTRASIRETQEVLDQLLGLDYSTFINSAFLLQGRSDEFTKKRPNERKDILARILNLDTYERLSLAARDQERVYSDQCDRESQTVSRLSRAMEEEAGCRQDQEELLAQIDEGMTLLSAATAAEAESARRLDEYEHRVRESASLREALERLVHEETHLVQNAAGLDRQLAEADALLLRANEIETAHQHLQTLQHEFEALYEKREHHRAEERKVDQLSAKLRDATGALEMTLHALDVERKRLQDSRHEMTEQLGERSALDTRIAEARLASSTLDQRLADTERRSRLQTDIHRLEQALVGLREALIGEQRQLARQFAQRKTLELERQVWMTTRARLAKELAAKAAVDAALEALATEGQTQNEALTQKKGTIEALEAEIARLTARLNALEAAEEGECPTCGQPLTASHRETATARYLRDKTALETESEEAGRWVTQQQDRIEATRARYRQVRQQQMALTAVAERFAGVEAEGKSLTQRMEEFDPIEDRLVEVARTVERHAFGEAERHALDQLLEERDAIVVDEKALNEARAHRVRLQQFEERRRFLDQLERRYEEAGRQIVEAEEKQRAARQDLEPGGRLALQRAAIELLQGNLEAIGFDPMRFDRVQQEIKTLAPAAQGYRDLEAARTQRPAWDEQRSRLGNRLTRIQEERALLVDRLEMVRAKEGDKVALQRDAVEKRRHREGVALRLRELDVRRGELNARLEQFGRDREALERAKAGLQEAERERGLYRHLRTVFGKNGIPSLIIEETLPEIERRANELLDRLSDGRMHVRLETLKDKKTGGTRETLDIIITDEHGAARPYETFSGGEAFRVNFALRIALSQLLAERKGVRIRTLGIDEGFGTQDEQGIESMIDAIQTIKDDFDKILVITHLDRLKEAFPVRIEVEKHPVLGSQFQVLGV
- a CDS encoding CvpA family protein; translated protein: MGSLDLVILVGLVIGLARGFSTGGIRQLFSLAGIVFAFVFAAQLMQSVGDRLAGNAGISPGLAPIVGFIAIFLVVQVAAYAVSRLLETFLKALKLGIVNRVIGGAIGGFKAMLVLSLTFFAFGFVGIPAPATRDASLFYHTVTAILPSTWNYISERLPMLNRIDGRGDAVAPGAMEAPRPATPN
- a CDS encoding polysaccharide biosynthesis tyrosine autokinase — protein: MDNNSYPVSRGYYQNLPAQQMGPPDPRFMGPMYGRKEPDSKTALHEALEILRLGKWYIIGITALVFIAVTIFTFTMVPVFQASTLLLVDTKAGTNEEKLAPDFLKGGVIDQSKLDTQRLLLQQSTEIARRTADRLVEMRTLPVSGAPLAILEQSTSISHLAQLLQEEYLGIKPADSEGSADALIISASSSSAEEAALIANMYAEEYVHLTEDMSRERLTAQRIFLEQQFAEKKIELDELETRLANYMSREGATALDDQAKYTVAQIATMQAMLEDARIERSMGESQLLTLEQELMDMQPRLTNRVASTVERELEQAQERIADLEMQVDLIFQKNPQLRDNPEGNPTVLDMQAQIAQLRSRVRSLSEEYVDDLVGSGGIDPKKEGLSMTYLADLKRKIADERISISGQQARVRGLEQRLREYDVKLKTIPGTSIELAKLERQQKAAEELYTILSQKLGQIRIAEQSERGFAKVIRSAVAPEAPLKPRKSVNLAMGLMLGLMLGIGAAVARRKLDTRVYTPDDLTVSDINMIGVVPDMRQLIKKEFGKRAKIDFEGREISTGLVALIAPISPIAEAYRRLYIKLQFSRDDRGIQNLMITSPKAGAGKSTTALNLAFTTAQAGRRTLVVDADLRRPSLHDKLGLPEGPSLLELLSEDESRWDSERFFTGFENLYVITGIPVSQPAELLGSRKMIDLVERFRSEFDIVIFDTPPVLGAVDPVLLSRQCDAVIVVASADGTDMDSLKQSIEELRSVGANVIGTVLNRFDPSSMYGYRNTYGYSYGSNSYVAS
- a CDS encoding GDP-L-fucose synthase — translated: MISKHDRIFVAGHRGLVGSAVVRRLTAGGYDHIVTRTRQELDLLSQAEVASFFAKEHPNVVILAAAKVGGILANNAYPADFISDNLVIETNIIRAAFGAGVKRLIFLGSSCIYPKLAPQPLKEEYLLTGPLEPTNEWYAIAKIAGIKLCQAYRKQHGSDFFSMMPTNLYGPNDNFDLKSSHVLPALIRKFHEAKGVNGLPDAAVPIWGSGKPLREFLYVDDMADATVFAMEQPADLIYETAPDGILNVGAGYDLSIRELAELVRDVVGSNSPIEYDASKPDGTPRKLMDVSRMTKLGWTAGTSLRNGIEHAYAWFQDHYLPV